A stretch of the Serratia marcescens genome encodes the following:
- a CDS encoding MdtA/MuxA family multidrug efflux RND transporter periplasmic adaptor subunit, with product MNAKPQRRSLLLRLLVAAIAIIVAVLAWRHFSAAQPTAGTTPGAHQAAGKTGAGRAAGGRRGAPMSPVQVATATRQTVPRYLSGLGTATAANTVTVTSRVDGQLMAIHFTEGQQVKAGDLLAEIDPRPFQVQLTQAQGQLAKDQATLANARRDLARYQQLVKTNLVSRQELDTQASLVQQTEGAIKADQGAVDSAKLQITYSRITAPIDGRVGLKLVDVGNYVTSGSTTGLVVITQTHPIDVVFTLPEGNIADLLKAQKAGPVSVEAWDRTNQNKLTTGSLLSLDNQIDTTTGTIKLKARFTNEDDALFPNQFVNARLQVDTLHDAVVIPTAALQMGNEGNFVWTLGEDNKVSKHRVTAGVQDSRQVVISAGLNAGDRVVTDGIDRLTDGMQVEVLAPSEAPAAANAKREPDVQRKS from the coding sequence ATGAATGCAAAACCCCAACGTCGTTCCCTGCTGCTGCGCCTGCTGGTTGCGGCGATTGCGATCATCGTCGCCGTTCTGGCCTGGCGCCATTTCAGCGCCGCCCAACCGACCGCCGGGACGACGCCGGGTGCGCACCAGGCCGCCGGTAAAACGGGAGCCGGCCGCGCCGCGGGCGGCAGACGCGGCGCGCCGATGTCGCCGGTGCAGGTGGCGACCGCCACCCGCCAGACGGTGCCACGCTATCTTTCCGGCTTGGGCACCGCCACCGCCGCCAATACCGTGACCGTCACCAGCCGGGTCGATGGCCAACTGATGGCGATCCACTTTACCGAAGGCCAGCAGGTCAAAGCCGGCGATCTGCTGGCGGAAATCGATCCCCGGCCGTTCCAGGTTCAGTTGACCCAGGCTCAGGGGCAGTTGGCAAAAGATCAGGCCACGCTGGCCAACGCCCGGCGCGACCTGGCGCGCTATCAACAACTGGTGAAAACCAATCTGGTTTCCCGCCAGGAGCTGGATACGCAGGCCTCGCTGGTGCAGCAGACCGAAGGCGCGATCAAGGCCGATCAGGGCGCGGTCGACAGCGCCAAACTGCAGATCACCTACAGCCGCATCACTGCGCCAATCGACGGCCGCGTCGGCCTGAAACTGGTCGACGTCGGCAACTATGTCACCAGCGGCAGCACCACCGGTCTGGTGGTGATCACGCAGACGCACCCGATCGACGTGGTGTTCACGCTGCCCGAAGGCAACATCGCCGATCTGCTCAAGGCGCAAAAAGCCGGGCCGGTGAGCGTCGAAGCCTGGGACCGCACCAACCAGAACAAGCTGACGACCGGTTCGCTGCTGAGCCTGGACAACCAAATTGATACCACCACCGGCACCATCAAGCTGAAAGCGCGCTTCACCAACGAAGATGACGCGCTGTTCCCCAACCAGTTCGTCAACGCGCGGCTGCAGGTGGATACCCTGCACGATGCGGTGGTGATCCCGACCGCCGCGCTGCAGATGGGCAACGAGGGCAACTTCGTCTGGACGCTCGGTGAAGACAACAAGGTCAGCAAACATCGGGTCACCGCCGGCGTGCAGGACAGCCGGCAGGTGGTGATCAGCGCCGGCCTCAACGCCGGCGATCGGGTGGTGACCGACGGCATCGATCGCCTGACCGATGGCATGCAGGTAGAAGTGCTCGCGCCGAGCGAAGCGCCGGCGGCGGCCAACGCCAAGCGCGAACCTGACGTTCAGAGGAAGTCCTGA